A region of the Conyzicola lurida genome:
CGTCCGCCGCGAACCCGCTCTGGCGCGTGTCGGTGCCTCCACCTAGGGTCGTCACATGGTTCACGGCATCGTTCCCCCGTATCTGCTCGCGCGCATCGCCGAACTCGACGACGCCCGATTCGCGCACGCCGCACGGTCGGCCCGGCGCACCCTCCTCGACGTCGACCCGTTGCGCGCGGCGCGGCTCAGCTTCAGCCTCGACGAGGACAACAACCTCGTCGTCGAGATCGGAGACGGGCCGAACCGCACGGTGTCCGACGCGGAGAACAGCGAGACGCTGCCCGGCACCACCGTGCGCTCCGAGGGGGACGACGCGACGGGCGACGAGGCCGTGGACGAGGCGTACGACGGTCTCGGTGCGACCTTCGCACTGTTCTCCGAGGTCTACGGCCGCAATTCGATCGACGGCGCGGGCCTCCCCCTCGACGCCACCGTGCACTACGGCGTCGACTACGACAACGCGTTCTGGAACGGCGACCGCATGGTCTTCGGCGACGGCGACGGCGAAATCTTCCGGCGCTTCACCGCCTCGCTCACGGTCATCGGACACGAACTCGCCCACGGCGTGACCCAGTACACCGCCGAACTCGTCTACGAAGGGCAGTCCGGGGCGCTCAACGAGTCGCTGTCCGACGTGTTCGGGGCCCTCGTCGAGCAGTACTCGCTCGAACAGACGGCTGCCGAAGCCAGTTGGCTCATCGGTGCGGGCCTGTTCACCGACGAGGTCGAGGGCACGGCGCTCCGGTCGATGAAAGCCCCGGGCACCGCGTACGACGACGACGTGCTCGGCGCCGACCCGCAGCCGGCGCACTTCGACGATTTCGTCGAGACCGACGACGACAACGGCGGCGTGCACATCAACTCCGGCATCCCCAACCGGGCGTTCTACCTCGTCGCCGA
Encoded here:
- a CDS encoding M4 family metallopeptidase; the encoded protein is MVHGIVPPYLLARIAELDDARFAHAARSARRTLLDVDPLRAARLSFSLDEDNNLVVEIGDGPNRTVSDAENSETLPGTTVRSEGDDATGDEAVDEAYDGLGATFALFSEVYGRNSIDGAGLPLDATVHYGVDYDNAFWNGDRMVFGDGDGEIFRRFTASLTVIGHELAHGVTQYTAELVYEGQSGALNESLSDVFGALVEQYSLEQTAAEASWLIGAGLFTDEVEGTALRSMKAPGTAYDDDVLGADPQPAHFDDFVETDDDNGGVHINSGIPNRAFYLVAESLGGNAWERAGQIWYDTLELGLKPRSTFAEFAVATVTAAAARYGDASDEVEAVRAGWAGVGVAVEAAV